From a single Stigmatopora argus isolate UIUO_Sarg chromosome 4, RoL_Sarg_1.0, whole genome shotgun sequence genomic region:
- the ctps1b gene encoding CTP synthase 1b, producing MKYILVTGGVISGIGKGIIASSVGTLLKSCGLHVTAIKIDPYINIDAGTFSPYEHGEVFVLDDGGEVDLDLGNYERFLDIRLTKDNNLTTGKIYQSVINKERRGDYLGKTVQVVPHITDAIQEWVMNQAKISVDGDGVEPQVCVIELGGTVGDIESMPFIEAFRQFQFKVKRENFCNIHVSLVPQPNTTGEQKTKPTQNSVRELRGLGLSPDLVMCRCVTPLETAVKEKISMFCHVEPTQVICVHDVSSVYRVPLLLEEQGVVSYFCERLNLPVEMRPRRMLFKWKEMADRSDRLLEHVSIALVGKYTKLSDSYTSVIKALEHSALAISHKLEVKYIDSADLEAATLHEEPVKYHEAWQKLCSSNGVLVPGGFGVRGTEGKMLAINWARKQNKPFLGVCLGMQLAVCEFARNVLGWEDANSTEFNPDTKYPVVIDMPEHNPGQMGGTMRLGQRRTIFKSQTSVLRKLYGDVDHVDERHRHRFEVNPELKHHFEEKGLQFVGQDVEGERMEIIQLEEHCYFIGVQYHPEFTSRPIKPSPPYFGLLLASAGKLQSYLAKGCRLSPRDTYSDRSENSSPEADITELKFPSLLAMKVDACEKY from the exons ATGAAGTACATTCTGGTCACTGGTGGTGTGATTTCGGGTATTGGCAAGGGCATCATTGCCAGCAGTGTGGGCACCCTGCTCAAATCTTGCGGCCTTCATGTCACAGCCATTAAAATTGATCCATACATCAACATTGATGCTGGCACCTTTTCCCCTTATGAGCACG GGGAGGTTTTTGTGTTAGATGACGGCGGAGAGGTGGATCTGGATTTGGGTAACTATGAGCGTTTCCTGGACATCCGCTTGACAAAGGACAACAACCTTACTACTGGAAAGATCTACCAGTCAGTCATCAATAAGGAAAGGAGAGGAGACTATCTGGGCAAGACTGTTCAAG TGGTCCCCCACATCACAGATGCAATTCAGGAGTGGGTGATGAATCAAGCCAAAATCTCTGTAGATGGTGATGGTGTGGAGCCTCAAGTTTGTGTTATTGAG CTGGGGGGCACAGTGGGGGACATTGAGAGCATGCCCTTCATCGAGGCCTTCCGACAGTTTCAGTTCAAAGTGAAGAGAGAAAACTTCTGCAATATCCACGTCAGCCTAGTGCCACAG ccAAACACTACAGgagagcaaaaaacaaaacccacacaaaatAGCGTGCGGGAGCTAAGAGGTCTCGGCTTGTCTCCTGACTTG GTAATGTGCCGCTGTGTGACGCCCTTGGAAACAGCAGTGAAAGAGAAAATATCGATGTTCTGTCATGTGGAGCCAACACAG GTCATCTGTGTGCATGATGTGTCTTCCGTCTACCGAGTGCCTTTACTGCTGGAGGAACAGGGGGTTGTCAGCTACTTCTGCGAAAGACTCAATCTACCTGTTGAGATGAGGCCCAGAAGGATGCTCTTCAAGTGGAAGGAGATGGCTGATAG ATCTGACCGACTGCTGGAGCACGTTTCCATCGCCCTAGTAGGAAAGTACACAAAGCTGTCAGACTCTTACACGTCTGTCATCAAAGCCCTGGAGCACTCAGCGCTTGCCATCAGTCACAAGCTTGAGGTCAAG tacatAGACTCAGCCGACCTGGAAGCGGCCACTTTGCATGAAGAGCCTGTGAAATATCATGAAGCCTGGCAAAAGCTTTGCAGCTCTAA CGGTGTGTTAGTTCCTGGTGGTTTTGGTGTGAGAGGAACAGAAGGCAAGATGTTGGCCATAAACTGGGCAAGAAAACAGAATAAACCCTTCCTGG GTGTGTGTTTGGGCATGCAGCTGGCTGTGTGCGAATTTGCCCGCAATGTTCTCGGTTGGGAAG atgCGAACTCCACAGAGTTCAACCCTGACACGAAGTACCCAGTG GTGATCGACATGCCGGAGCACAACCCCGGCCAGATGGGAGGCACAATGAGGCTTGGTCAGCGGCGAACTATCTTCAAATCCCAAACCAGTGTGCTTA GAAAACTCTATGGAGACGTAGACCACGTTGACGAGCGACACCGACACAGATTTGAA GTGAACCCTGAGCTTAAGCACCACTTTGAAGAGAAAGGACTCCAGTTTGTTGGCCAGGATGTCGAGGGAGAGCGAATGGAGATCATTCAGTTAGAGG aACATTGCTACTTTATAGGAGTGCAATATCATCCTGAGTTCACCTCAAGGCCTATCAAACCTTCACCGCCCTATTTTGGCCTCCTGTTGGCTTCCGCGGGCAAACTCCAAAGCTACCTGGCCAAGGGCTGTCGCCTGTCTCCACG GGACACCTACAGCGACCGTAGCGAAAACAGCTCCCCCGAGGCCGACATCACTGAACTCAAGTTCCCGTCCCTCCTTGCCATGAAAGTGGATGCCTGTGAAAAATATTAG
- the LOC144072906 gene encoding ras-related protein Rab-39B-like — MDPTLWQYQFRIIMLGDSTVGKSSLVKRYTEDNFLETINETVGVDFYVHFFEVEPGVRVKMQFWDTAGQERFRSVTRSYYRNSVGGLLVFDLTKRGTFEHIRDWHAEVCEHVLPHKVLFVLVGHKSDDQGKRTVSREEAEKLAGILGVPYIEASAKAGHNVKETFELLARRIYRGLMSGDLDLHEGWDGVKCATPLALEAHRRSLPHSDPTHKQKPKCCA; from the exons ATGGACCCGACCCTGTGGCAGTACCAGTTCCGGATCATCATGCTCGGTGACTCCACGGTTGGAAAGTCGTCTCTTGTCAAGCGCTACACGGAGGACAACTTCCTGGAGACCATCAACGAGACCGTGGGAGTGGACTTTTACGTGCATTTCTTTGAGGTGGAGCCAGGCGTGCGGGTCAAGATGCAGTTTTGGGACACCGCGGGTCAGGAGCGCTTCAG GTCGGTGACCCGTTCATACTACCGCAACTCCGTTGGAGGCCTGCTCGTGTTCGACCTGACCAAACGAGGAACATTTGAGCACATCCGGGACTGGCACGCCGAGGTGTGCGAGCACGTGCTACCCCACAAGGTCCTGTTTGTCTTGGTGGGTCACAAGAGTGATGACCAGGGCAAGCGGACTGTGAGCAGGGAAGAGGCTGAGAAGCTGGCTGGAATATTGGGTGTGCCGTATATAGAAGCCTCAGCCAAGGCTGGTCATAACGTCAAGGAGACCTTTGAGCTTCTGGCTCGCCGGATCTACCGGGGCCTGATGAGTGGGGACCTGGATCTGCACGAGGGCTGGGATGGGGTTAAGTGCGCCACGCCATTGGCTCTAGAGGCACACAGGCGTAGCCTGCCTCATTCAGACCCTACACACAAGCAGAAACCGAAATGCTGTGCCTAG
- the taf12 gene encoding transcription initiation factor TFIID subunit 12, producing the protein MANSTTTAGKVIGAPGPAGRSSPEGSQVLSKKKLQDLVREIDPNEQLDEDVEEVLLQIADDFIESVVTAACQLARHRKSNTLEVKDVQLHLERQWNMWIPGYGSDEIRPFKKACTTEAHKQRMALIRKTTKK; encoded by the exons ATGGCCAACAGCACCACAACAGCAGGGAAGGTTATCGGAGCACCGGGTCCTGCGGGCAGAAGTAGCCCCGAAGGATCTCAG GTGCTTAGCAAGAAGAAGCTTCAAGATCTGGTAAGAGAAATTGACCCCAACGAGCAGCTGGATGAGGACGTTGAGGAG GTGCTGCTACAAATCGCCGACGACTTCATTGAGAGTGTCGTCACGGCCGCTTGTCAGCTGGCCCGCCATCGCAAGTCCAACACCCTGGAGGTCAAAGATGTCCAGTTACACCTGG AGCGTCAATGGAACATGTGGATCCCAGGTTATGGCTCAGACGAGATACGGCCCTTTAAGAAGGCGTGCACAACAGAGGCTCACAAACAG AGGATGGCCCTAATTCGCAAGACGACCAAAAAGTAG
- the LOC144072905 gene encoding B-cell receptor CD22 isoform X1 has translation MGAKFVIFCLGFASLVNGELLIQGSNQNVMEGDSVTLKCFYSENGFNISHVRFESYSKFLQMWRPVWSGSWCFYNMNVEQRGDEMVLEVPHIADFSEGVFRCVSDDQALSLPNNESQKLSFNVHYLRDVYLSREGSISFLGLSHELRVRQGDDVVLKCSATSSEEPNYYWYKEDGDWIVPSAMLTLNQVTPMDSGVYTCNAEQPSMMLNKSRNISLVVLPKNISWFGTNAGQLMLMTLGVIFSSLFPLVAMGVYIHRRKKQAIKIPSDDKPQTKPIYKDSMEALYSNCGDKQPLVAV, from the exons ATGGGCGcaaaatttgtcattttctgcCTGGGATTTGCCTCCTTAGTAAATG GGGAATTGCTCATTCAGGGCTCAAACCAAAATGTTATGGAAGGTGACAGTGTCACACTGAAGTGCTTCTACTCAGAAAATGGCTTCAACATCAGCCACGTTAGATTTGAAAGTTACTCCAAG TTTCTGCAAATGTGGCGGCCAGTGTGGTCAGGTTCTTGGTGCTTCTACAATATGAATGTGGAGCAGAGGGGAGACGAGATGGTGCTGGAAGTTCCCCACATCGCAGATTTCTCCGAAGGTGTCTTTCGCTGCGTGTCAGATGACCAGGCATTGAGTTTGCCGAACAACGAATCTCAGAAGTTGTCCTTCAACGTGCACT ATCTAAGAGATGTGTACCTCTCCAGAGAAGGCTCCATTAGTTTCCTGGGCCTGTCACATGAGCTTCGTGTAAGGCAAGGGGACGACGTAGTGCTCAAGTGCTCAGCCACTTCTTCAGAGGAGCCCAACTACTACTGGTACAAGGAG GATGGAGACTGGATAGTGCCCTCGGCCATGCTGACACTGAATCAAGTGACCCCCATGGATAGTGGCGTATACACATGCAATGCAGAACAACCCTCCATGATGCTCAATAAATCCAGGAATATTAGCCTGGTTGTGTTGCCTA AGAACATCAGTTGGTTTGGGACCAATGCCGGCCAACTCATGCTGATGACGTTGGGGGTGATATTTAGTAGTCTCTTTCCGCTCGTTGCAATGGGCGTGTACATACACCGAAGGAAAAAGCAAGCGATCAAGATACCCAG TGACGACAAGCCACAAACCAAGCCAATCTACAAGGACAGCATGGAGGCTCTCTACTCAAACTGCGGGGACAAACAGCCTCTCGTCGCCGTTTGA
- the LOC144072905 gene encoding B-cell receptor CD22 isoform X2: MEGDSVTLKCFYSENGFNISHVRFESYSKFLQMWRPVWSGSWCFYNMNVEQRGDEMVLEVPHIADFSEGVFRCVSDDQALSLPNNESQKLSFNVHYLRDVYLSREGSISFLGLSHELRVRQGDDVVLKCSATSSEEPNYYWYKEDGDWIVPSAMLTLNQVTPMDSGVYTCNAEQPSMMLNKSRNISLVVLPKNISWFGTNAGQLMLMTLGVIFSSLFPLVAMGVYIHRRKKQAIKIPSDDKPQTKPIYKDSMEALYSNCGDKQPLVAV, encoded by the exons ATGGAAGGTGACAGTGTCACACTGAAGTGCTTCTACTCAGAAAATGGCTTCAACATCAGCCACGTTAGATTTGAAAGTTACTCCAAG TTTCTGCAAATGTGGCGGCCAGTGTGGTCAGGTTCTTGGTGCTTCTACAATATGAATGTGGAGCAGAGGGGAGACGAGATGGTGCTGGAAGTTCCCCACATCGCAGATTTCTCCGAAGGTGTCTTTCGCTGCGTGTCAGATGACCAGGCATTGAGTTTGCCGAACAACGAATCTCAGAAGTTGTCCTTCAACGTGCACT ATCTAAGAGATGTGTACCTCTCCAGAGAAGGCTCCATTAGTTTCCTGGGCCTGTCACATGAGCTTCGTGTAAGGCAAGGGGACGACGTAGTGCTCAAGTGCTCAGCCACTTCTTCAGAGGAGCCCAACTACTACTGGTACAAGGAG GATGGAGACTGGATAGTGCCCTCGGCCATGCTGACACTGAATCAAGTGACCCCCATGGATAGTGGCGTATACACATGCAATGCAGAACAACCCTCCATGATGCTCAATAAATCCAGGAATATTAGCCTGGTTGTGTTGCCTA AGAACATCAGTTGGTTTGGGACCAATGCCGGCCAACTCATGCTGATGACGTTGGGGGTGATATTTAGTAGTCTCTTTCCGCTCGTTGCAATGGGCGTGTACATACACCGAAGGAAAAAGCAAGCGATCAAGATACCCAG TGACGACAAGCCACAAACCAAGCCAATCTACAAGGACAGCATGGAGGCTCTCTACTCAAACTGCGGGGACAAACAGCCTCTCGTCGCCGTTTGA